DNA sequence from the Terriglobales bacterium genome:
TGAAACGCAGTCGCGAGCTTTTGTGCTGGCGAACGACATCATGGATGCTCTGAGACTTGGAAATATCAATGCCTATGTCTATTGGGTCGCAGGTTCACTAGGCGCGACTAGGGCGTTTGTTCAGATTCCCAATCCAGGCCCTGACTTCGTGGTTTCCAAGCGGCTGTACGCGATGGGAGCGTTCAGCAAGTTCATCCGGCCGAATGCATACCGAGTGTCGGCGAACACAACCAACAGCAATGTGAAGATCACGGCCTTCCGGAATGCCAGCGGCAGCAAGGTGATCGAGATCATCAACAATGCAACTACCCCAATTCAGGGTACCTATACATTGGACGCGGGCTCAGCCGATGCCGTTCCCACGACCTATGTGTCGGACGAGACACACGACATTGGGGAAGTAGGAAATGCGACCATCAGCGGTACAACGTTGACAGTGACCCTGCCGCGGCGCTCTCTCACGACGATTGTTCTGCCGCCGCAAAATATTGAGGGCACTGAGCAACTGGCCGCGACCACGACCCTGAGCAAATTCGGTGATGGCACGTATCAGGCAACAGTGAAGATCACGAACAAGGGAACCGGCACGATCGAGAATGTGTCGCTAACGTCGGCACTCCTGGGCGCCGCCACCGGGACGACCTTACCGGAATCGGAACTGCCGCAGTCGCTGGGCAGCATCGCGCCCGGAGGATACATGACGACCAGCGTCACATTCCCCGCCAGCGCTGGCCCGTCAGGTTCGGCGTCGGTAGCCCGATTCACCGGCACGTATGACGGCGGAACCTTTTCCACCGGCCTGCGCGTCATGCTGCCCTAGTTAAAGTACGTCTACTACTTAGCCCAGCCCTATTCGGCTGGGCTTTTTCTCGGAAAAGAAAAAGGCACCGCCTGGCGGAGCGGTGCCTTCGCATTGCCTGACGCGCGCTTACCTGACGGCCACCTGATTGGGTGTAGTCAGATGGTTCTCGACGGAAAATCCGCCGAAGACCTGTCCGGCGCGCATTCCGGCAATCGTCTTGTCAAATTCCGAATCGACCTTTCCGTACAAGCCGATCTTGCCGCGATCCACGATGATCTTGATCGGCCGAACCGGATCCAACGCGTACTTCGAGAGCGAGTTGTCGCCGTAGATCGCTCGATACAAGCGAGCCCGGAGCTGGTCGTCGTAGGGCGAAGCCGGCAGAACGTTCAGGTTATTCACCACTTCCTTCACGCCCTTCATGCTCTGTGCTTCGGCCAAAGCCGAGTTGTACGCCGGGTAGTCCATCACCTGTCCGCTGAGCGTCACCACGCCATCCTTCACCGCCAGGTGAATGGCATTAAACGCGTTGTCTGCCCAGCCTACCCGGTCGTGGGCCAGCCTCTTCGAAAGCTGGTTAAACAGCTCCGAGTCGGGAACAGTTGACGTGACTTCGATCAGGTTACGAACGCCGTTAACCTGCTTCGAGCTCTTGCGAACCTGTTTCGCGGCATCGAGTTTGTCCTTAAGGGTTTGTACCTTTCCGGTCAGGGTCACAATGCCGTCTTCCACCGTGGAACGGACGTTCTGGAAATCAGAATCCTTCTCCAGCTTCTGCACCACGCTGGCCTGAATCTCCGAATCGTAGCGACCGGCGGCAGTCGTGCTCGCCTGGGCCACTGGGCCGAGCGTCATCAGAGCCGCCAGAGCGACGACGGGAGCCATGTTCTTCCATTTGTCTTTCATGGTCGTCATCCTCCTAACTAACCAGTTGGTTAGTCACATCTTGTTAGATGTAACCCGGTGCCAAAAGATTCGACTCGCAGCCCCGAATCGGGGGTTCCGCTTTGCGACGGGCTCACCATTTTTAGACATTTCCCCTGGCTTAAATTGTCAATTTGAGATGCGATTTCGTCCCCTCGACTAGCAGAATCAATCACTTAGCTGTGGCGAGCTGTATGCAGCTAAAACCCGAAAGGAGCTCGTCTGAGGTGTGCATATGAGCAATGGTGAGAACCCGGTCGATCACGGCCTGCTCTTCTTCTACGTTTGCTTTGCGAAGTTCATGGGCATTGAGTGCCCGTTCCAAGACTTGAAATCTCAAAGCGAAGCGCAGGCCACCCAGTTTGTCAGCAAAATCGACCAGCGCACCACACCGGTTGATCTCCGGCGATTCCTCCAGCAGGAAACGAAGCTAGGCGAGCCCGTCCTACGCCTTTTGGCGAAACACTTTCTTCACCAGCACGCTTCGGACAAGCTCTTCCTTGTGGTTGCCGAATACCTGTATACGGCATCACCCGAGTGGTTCCACAGCCAGGCGACCGTCTCGATGGCGGAGGTGGCCGAGGTTCTGGAGCCGGTTCTTGGACAAGCAGGCGAGCTGCCCGC
Encoded proteins:
- a CDS encoding BON domain-containing protein codes for the protein MKDKWKNMAPVVALAALMTLGPVAQASTTAAGRYDSEIQASVVQKLEKDSDFQNVRSTVEDGIVTLTGKVQTLKDKLDAAKQVRKSSKQVNGVRNLIEVTSTVPDSELFNQLSKRLAHDRVGWADNAFNAIHLAVKDGVVTLSGQVMDYPAYNSALAEAQSMKGVKEVVNNLNVLPASPYDDQLRARLYRAIYGDNSLSKYALDPVRPIKIIVDRGKIGLYGKVDSEFDKTIAGMRAGQVFGGFSVENHLTTPNQVAVR